One window of Triticum dicoccoides isolate Atlit2015 ecotype Zavitan chromosome 5A, WEW_v2.0, whole genome shotgun sequence genomic DNA carries:
- the LOC119303957 gene encoding probable E3 ubiquitin-protein ligase ATL44 encodes MASARRLLQTYPGQFQAAEPPDALGADSDVVVILAALLCALLCVVGLAAVTGCARSRRDAGGARSAASSSGPGASKGLKKRALMALPKLAYEDAVAAAVAARGGPAAAAQEGILSECAICLSEFAEKEEIRVLPQCGHAFHVACVDAWLRAHSSCPSCRRVVVADAPPRKTPPEPKRCRKCEAMEEASSSSASATAGDNGAARFMP; translated from the coding sequence ATGGCGTCGGCGCGCCGCCTGCTGCAAACCTACCCGGGCCAGTTCCAGGCCGCCGAGCCGCCCGACGCCCTCGGCGCCGACTCCGACGTCGTCGTCATCCTCGCCGCGCTGCTCTGCGCGCTCCTCTGCGTCGTCGGCCTCGCCGCCGTCACCGGCTGCGCGCGCTCCCGCCGCGACGCCGGCGGCGCCagatccgccgcctcctcctccggccccGGCGCGAGCAAGGGGCTCAAGAAGAGGGCGCTCATGGCGCTGCCCAAGCTGGCGTACGAGGACGCCGTGGCGGCGGCCGTCGCGGCGCGCGGGGGCCCGGCCGCCGCGGCGCAGGAGGGGATCCTCTCGGAGTGCGCCATCTGCCTGTCGGAGTTCGCGGAGAAGGAGGAGATCCGCGTGCTGCCGCAGTGCGGCCACGCGTTCCACGTCGCCTGCGTCGACGCCTGGCTCCGCGCGCACTCCTCCTGCCCGTCCTGCCGCCGCGTCGTCGTCGCCGACGCGCCGCCCCGCAAGACGCCGCCCGAGCCCAAGCGGTGCCGCAAGTGCGAAGCCATGGAGGAggcgtcctcctcctccgcctcggcgACCGCCGGCGACAACGGTGCCGCTCGTTTCATGCCGTGA